From Desulfatibacillum aliphaticivorans DSM 15576, the proteins below share one genomic window:
- a CDS encoding efflux RND transporter permease subunit: MADQDRAPGGFITGVVRLFLESKLPILFILFAIGMGAASIYVTPREEEPQIVVPLADVYVQAPGASAEEVEKLVATPLERLLWQIDGVEYVYSTSHRDMAVVTVRFFVGEDRERSIVKLHNKIMMNQDQAPPIVKGWVVKPVEIDDVPIVNLTLYSEKYDDHALTRIGQEVLARLSEVEDISRTSIVGGRKREVRVELLPDRMNGLGVSMLEVGQALAGTDASVAAGSFSRANRDITVTADGFVCCARDVENLVVGVHGDRPVYVRDIARVTDGPEEAFSYSRFGYSQHYRQENGLDGEPAEYPAVTLALAKKKGVNAVNVAQNIHEKMEELKKDVIPPDVHVITTRDYGQTAQTKVDDLLSSLFFAILTVVALLIFTLGWREAMVVALAVPISFALALFVNMMMGYTINRVTLFALILSLGLVVDDPITNVDNIQRHIGMGKLKPKGATLFAVNEVLPPVIMSTLAIIVSFTPMFFITGMMGPYMSPMAANVPLTVIFSTVCALTIVPWFTFTLLKKSGVPKEAGQDVTPAWVRKGYAWVIRPFLDSGLRRILLGVVVVGLLIFSASLALFRHVPLKMLPFDNKNEFQIILDMPEGTPLEATDRAVRAFEEYLRGVSEVTNTISYVGEPSPMDFNGMVRHYYLRKGGNMADIRVNLYDKVRRQEQSHAIVLRLRQDLQAIADQHGVDMKIVEVPPGPPVISTVVAEIYGSPQMQYRDLIDGAAHVKEIFRQEDFVVDIDDTTETPRDRLDFVLDKEKAALHGVTTEMIAHTLRMAVGGASPATVHAPGERQFLPVTVILPRAQRSSAQGLSQVPVKTAAGKMVALGELGTFRKIPVDQPIYHKNLKPVVYVFGEMAGRAPGEAILDMQSRLKDNPPPPGIRVDWAGEGEWKITLSVFRDMGLAYLAAFAGIYVLLVIQMNSFFMPVLILMAIPLTFIGIMPGFWLFNLFFATPVAAFENPVFFTATSMIGMIALGGIVIRNSLVLIEFIQQALGEGMGLKDAILQSGAVRLRPIILTAATTALGAWPITLDPIFSGLAWALIFGLFASTAFTLLVVPVTYFALNKNKA; encoded by the coding sequence ATGGCTGATCAGGACCGCGCGCCCGGCGGATTCATTACTGGGGTGGTCCGCCTGTTTTTGGAATCCAAGCTGCCCATATTGTTCATCCTGTTCGCCATCGGCATGGGAGCGGCCAGCATTTACGTCACGCCCCGCGAGGAGGAGCCGCAAATCGTGGTGCCCCTGGCGGACGTGTACGTCCAGGCCCCCGGGGCCAGCGCCGAGGAAGTGGAGAAGCTGGTGGCAACGCCCCTGGAGCGGCTGTTGTGGCAGATAGACGGCGTGGAATATGTGTATTCCACCTCCCACCGCGACATGGCCGTGGTTACGGTCCGGTTTTTTGTGGGCGAGGATCGGGAGCGATCCATCGTCAAACTTCATAACAAAATCATGATGAATCAGGATCAGGCGCCGCCCATTGTCAAAGGGTGGGTGGTCAAGCCGGTGGAAATCGACGACGTACCCATCGTCAACCTGACCCTGTATTCGGAAAAATACGACGACCACGCCCTCACCCGCATCGGCCAGGAAGTCCTGGCGCGCCTCTCCGAGGTGGAGGACATCTCCCGCACGTCCATTGTGGGCGGCCGCAAGCGTGAGGTGCGCGTGGAGCTTCTGCCCGACCGCATGAACGGCCTGGGCGTGAGCATGCTGGAGGTGGGACAGGCCCTGGCCGGAACCGATGCGTCCGTCGCAGCCGGATCCTTCTCCCGCGCTAACCGTGATATTACCGTCACGGCCGACGGATTCGTCTGCTGCGCCCGGGACGTGGAAAACCTGGTGGTGGGCGTTCACGGAGATCGCCCCGTGTACGTGCGGGATATCGCCAGGGTCACTGATGGGCCCGAGGAGGCTTTCTCGTACTCCCGGTTCGGCTACTCCCAGCATTATCGCCAGGAAAACGGACTGGACGGCGAGCCTGCTGAATACCCTGCAGTTACCCTGGCCCTGGCCAAGAAAAAGGGCGTCAACGCCGTTAACGTGGCGCAAAACATCCATGAAAAGATGGAAGAGTTGAAAAAGGACGTGATCCCGCCCGACGTTCACGTCATAACCACCCGCGACTACGGGCAGACCGCCCAGACCAAGGTGGACGACCTCTTGAGCTCGCTCTTTTTCGCCATCCTCACCGTGGTGGCGCTGCTTATATTCACCCTGGGGTGGCGGGAAGCCATGGTGGTGGCCCTGGCCGTGCCCATCAGCTTCGCCCTGGCCCTGTTCGTGAACATGATGATGGGCTACACCATCAACCGGGTCACCCTGTTCGCCCTGATTCTTTCCCTGGGCTTGGTAGTGGACGACCCCATCACCAACGTGGACAACATCCAGCGCCATATCGGCATGGGCAAATTGAAGCCCAAGGGCGCCACTTTGTTCGCCGTGAACGAGGTGCTGCCGCCGGTCATCATGTCCACCCTGGCTATCATCGTGTCGTTTACTCCCATGTTTTTCATCACGGGCATGATGGGCCCGTACATGTCTCCCATGGCCGCCAACGTGCCCCTGACCGTTATATTCTCCACGGTCTGCGCACTGACCATCGTGCCGTGGTTCACATTCACCCTGCTTAAAAAAAGCGGAGTTCCCAAGGAAGCCGGCCAGGACGTCACCCCGGCCTGGGTAAGAAAAGGCTACGCATGGGTGATTCGGCCGTTTTTGGATTCAGGCCTGCGCCGCATTCTCCTGGGCGTGGTGGTGGTCGGGCTGCTGATTTTTTCAGCCTCCCTGGCTTTGTTCCGCCATGTGCCTTTGAAGATGCTGCCTTTTGATAACAAAAACGAATTTCAGATCATCCTGGACATGCCGGAGGGAACGCCCCTGGAAGCCACGGATCGGGCGGTCCGCGCCTTTGAAGAATACCTCCGGGGAGTGTCGGAAGTGACCAATACCATTTCCTACGTGGGCGAGCCTTCCCCCATGGATTTTAACGGCATGGTGCGCCACTATTATTTGCGCAAGGGCGGAAACATGGCCGACATCCGGGTCAACCTGTACGATAAAGTCCGGCGCCAGGAGCAAAGCCACGCAATCGTTTTGAGGCTGCGCCAGGACCTCCAGGCCATCGCCGATCAGCACGGCGTTGACATGAAAATCGTGGAAGTTCCGCCCGGGCCCCCGGTCATCTCCACGGTGGTGGCGGAAATCTACGGCTCGCCGCAGATGCAGTACCGGGACCTCATTGACGGCGCCGCCCACGTAAAGGAGATCTTCCGGCAGGAAGATTTTGTGGTGGACATCGACGACACCACGGAAACGCCCCGGGATCGCCTGGATTTTGTTCTGGATAAGGAAAAAGCCGCCCTTCACGGGGTGACTACCGAAATGATCGCCCACACCCTGCGTATGGCCGTGGGCGGCGCCAGCCCGGCCACGGTGCACGCTCCGGGGGAACGCCAGTTCCTGCCCGTGACGGTCATCCTGCCCCGGGCTCAGCGGTCTAGCGCCCAGGGCTTGTCCCAGGTTCCCGTCAAGACCGCCGCCGGCAAGATGGTAGCTTTGGGCGAGTTGGGGACATTTCGAAAAATCCCGGTGGATCAGCCCATTTACCATAAAAATTTAAAGCCCGTGGTTTACGTGTTCGGCGAAATGGCGGGCAGGGCGCCTGGCGAGGCCATCCTGGACATGCAGTCGCGGTTGAAGGATAATCCGCCGCCTCCGGGCATCAGGGTGGATTGGGCCGGAGAAGGGGAGTGGAAAATCACCCTGAGCGTGTTCCGGGATATGGGCCTGGCCTATCTGGCGGCCTTTGCAGGCATTTACGTGCTGTTGGTCATCCAGATGAACTCCTTTTTCATGCCCGTGCTGATCCTTATGGCCATTCCCTTGACATTCATCGGCATCATGCCGGGGTTCTGGCTGTTTAACCTGTTTTTTGCAACGCCCGTAGCAGCCTTTGAAAACCCGGTGTTTTTCACGGCCACAAGCATGATCGGCATGATCGCCCTGGGCGGCATCGTCATCAGGAACTCGCTGGTGCTCATCGAGTTTATCCAGCAGGCCCTGGGCGAGGGCATGGGCCTGAAAGACGCCATCCTGCAAAGCGGCGCCGTCCGGCTGCGGCCCATCATCCTGACTGCCGCAACCACGGCCCTGGGCGCCTGGCCCATCACCCTGGATCCCATATTTTCGGGACTGGCCTGGGCCTTGATTTTCGGCTTGTTTGCGTCCACGGCCTTCACCCTGCTGGTGGTGCCGGTCACCTACTTTGCGTTGAACAAAAACAAGGCCTGA
- a CDS encoding efflux RND transporter periplasmic adaptor subunit, producing the protein MSSQSKAKKIIGPVIGLAVLVLLMLYMTGVFAGGKIPPGAVDSKVSAPAPEATATVSVEDIIEYYEAVGTVRPRTETQIEAQATGRILQYNVSPGTQVQKGQVLIQLDSDQLNAQVEEATQGLVSARAMHEQAKQGLEQAKAAFDEAAKAYQRVKTYFASEAATQQQLEQAESAYLQAQAGVRQAEDGVKAARAGVAGAQKVVDQRMIAKSYTTITAPTDGEVVKRLAEKGDLAWPGKPLLVIQTRSQLRLEAVVREGLISRVRIGTPLEIAIDSMDLIIEGTVEEIVPSADPVTRTFLIKVDLPQTQGMFPGMFGRLMIPASTRSVVAVPKSAIERTGQLEMVTVREDGIWKKVFVKTGNLLTGGKVEVLSGLEGGETIGVRGGENG; encoded by the coding sequence ATGAGTAGTCAGTCAAAAGCGAAAAAAATCATCGGACCTGTCATCGGCCTCGCCGTGCTGGTCTTGCTCATGTTGTACATGACCGGCGTGTTCGCCGGAGGAAAAATTCCGCCCGGCGCCGTGGACAGCAAGGTTTCCGCACCTGCGCCAGAGGCAACGGCGACCGTGTCCGTGGAGGACATCATTGAATATTACGAGGCCGTGGGAACGGTCCGGCCCCGGACTGAAACCCAGATAGAGGCCCAGGCCACAGGCCGCATCCTGCAATATAATGTGAGCCCCGGAACCCAGGTGCAAAAAGGCCAGGTGCTCATCCAACTGGACAGCGATCAATTGAACGCCCAGGTGGAGGAAGCGACCCAAGGCCTGGTTTCCGCCCGAGCCATGCACGAGCAGGCTAAGCAGGGGTTGGAACAGGCCAAAGCGGCCTTTGACGAAGCGGCCAAAGCCTATCAACGAGTGAAGACCTACTTCGCCTCCGAGGCGGCCACCCAGCAGCAGTTGGAGCAGGCCGAATCCGCCTATCTCCAGGCCCAGGCCGGAGTAAGGCAGGCCGAGGACGGAGTCAAGGCGGCCAGAGCGGGCGTGGCCGGGGCGCAAAAAGTGGTGGATCAGCGCATGATCGCCAAGAGCTACACCACCATTACCGCGCCCACCGACGGCGAGGTGGTCAAAAGGCTGGCGGAAAAAGGCGATCTGGCGTGGCCGGGCAAGCCTTTGCTGGTCATCCAGACGCGCAGCCAGCTTAGGCTGGAAGCGGTGGTCCGGGAGGGGCTCATCAGCCGGGTGCGCATTGGAACGCCCTTGGAAATCGCCATCGACTCCATGGATTTGATTATTGAAGGAACGGTGGAGGAAATCGTGCCTTCGGCCGACCCGGTCACCCGCACCTTTTTGATCAAGGTGGACCTGCCCCAAACCCAGGGCATGTTCCCCGGCATGTTCGGCAGGCTTATGATTCCCGCATCCACCCGATCTGTTGTGGCGGTCCCCAAATCCGCCATTGAACGGACCGGCCAGCTTGAGATGGTCACGGTCCGGGAAGACGGAATCTGGAAAAAGGTTTTCGTCAAGACAGGCAATCTTTTGACGGGCGGCAAGGTGGAGGTGTTGTCCGGCCTGGAAGGCGGCGAAACCATTGGAGTCAGGGGGGGAGAAAATGGCTGA
- a CDS encoding TolC family protein — protein sequence MTWLFKPFFLIRSGGAASCVRPLLAAGLLALLAVTAGCARSQWENRYDYDNIVSRINIQTPAPEQQTSPAAKDLGKITLADAIKTALENNPDTDMALARIRQSEAMIDQAKAAYWPVLSLYGSYSQGDAPSGYLFSTIDQRLLPPNTNFNDPGWFENYEIGAKVGVNLFNGGRDWLNRHMAETGLAISQLDSRAVNNGLAASVISAWYDCLAAGDFIAIAEESVSTVEAELRLMQVRYDAGGVLKSDVLSLDVRLAQAKEELVRAQSNRSLALAALANLMGLNPDAQFELDAQAAMNPDLPPDYSAGSILALAKRPELKQARLAVIKSAMGVDMAKSHYLPTADAQLKYYMDDPDASFDSDRDNWTAGVIINWNAFTGGRTSSAVRQAKNVQDEMLAADRKAAQNVLLDVKTAYLNLDSARARNLVAAAAVEQARESLRLVKKQYEGGSVTVTRYLDAELAFNSARIRSSSAVFDSEKAAASVGRALGLWASLEGESNE from the coding sequence ATGACGTGGCTATTTAAACCCTTTTTCCTTATCAGGAGCGGAGGCGCCGCCTCGTGTGTTCGGCCGCTCCTTGCAGCAGGGCTTTTGGCCCTGCTTGCAGTTACCGCGGGTTGCGCCCGCTCCCAATGGGAAAACCGCTACGACTACGACAACATAGTCAGCAGGATAAACATTCAAACTCCGGCGCCGGAGCAACAAACTTCGCCAGCGGCCAAGGATCTGGGCAAAATCACCCTGGCAGACGCCATCAAAACGGCCCTGGAAAACAACCCGGACACCGACATGGCCCTGGCCCGCATTCGCCAGTCCGAGGCCATGATCGATCAGGCCAAGGCGGCCTATTGGCCCGTGCTTTCCCTGTACGGATCCTATTCCCAGGGGGATGCGCCTTCCGGCTATTTGTTTTCCACCATCGATCAGCGTTTGCTTCCTCCCAATACCAACTTTAATGATCCCGGATGGTTCGAGAATTACGAGATCGGCGCCAAGGTGGGCGTCAACCTGTTTAACGGCGGCCGCGACTGGCTTAACCGCCATATGGCCGAAACCGGACTGGCTATCAGCCAGTTGGATAGCCGGGCCGTCAACAACGGGCTGGCCGCGTCGGTCATCAGCGCGTGGTACGACTGCCTGGCCGCCGGGGATTTTATCGCCATCGCCGAAGAATCGGTGTCCACCGTGGAGGCTGAGTTAAGGCTCATGCAGGTGCGGTACGACGCCGGCGGCGTCTTGAAATCCGACGTGCTTTCCCTGGATGTTCGTCTGGCCCAGGCCAAGGAAGAGCTTGTGCGCGCCCAGAGCAACCGCAGCCTGGCCCTGGCCGCCCTGGCCAACCTCATGGGCCTGAACCCGGACGCCCAATTTGAGCTGGACGCTCAGGCCGCCATGAATCCGGATCTGCCGCCTGACTATTCCGCCGGCTCGATCCTGGCTTTGGCCAAACGGCCCGAGCTTAAGCAGGCCCGGCTCGCCGTCATCAAATCCGCCATGGGCGTGGATATGGCCAAAAGCCATTATCTGCCCACGGCCGACGCGCAGTTGAAATATTATATGGACGATCCGGACGCCTCTTTTGACTCGGACCGCGACAACTGGACCGCCGGAGTCATCATCAACTGGAACGCTTTCACAGGCGGCAGGACTTCCTCTGCCGTGCGTCAGGCTAAAAATGTGCAGGACGAAATGTTGGCCGCGGACCGGAAAGCCGCTCAAAACGTGCTTTTGGACGTTAAAACGGCTTATTTGAATCTGGATTCCGCCAGGGCGAGAAACCTTGTGGCGGCCGCGGCAGTAGAGCAGGCCCGGGAATCCCTGCGTTTGGTGAAGAAGCAATACGAAGGAGGCTCGGTGACGGTCACCCGGTATCTGGACGCGGAACTGGCGTTCAACAGCGCCCGCATCCGGTCGTCTTCCGCCGTGTTCGACAGTGAAAAAGCAGCGGCCTCCGTCGGCCGCGCCTTGGGCTTATGGGCTTCCCTGGAGGGTGAATCAAATGAGTAG
- a CDS encoding MBL fold metallo-hydrolase, producing MYFKQFVAEGLGCLSYLIGCPMARVACVVDPRRDMQVYLDVARENDMRITHVFETHVHADHVSGNQEIKSRTGAEICYMEDTPVKFEHTVLTEGQEMTFGNAKLKFIKTPGHTPHAMSILVTDLSRGEDPWLVLTGDCMFVGDVGRPDLAGNEHIDEQVQNLYNSLYNKLGMMPDSLEVFPAHGEGSLCGRGMSSKSSSTIGFEKRSNELLRMAEPDFKKEMSGTFPERPKSFSHIINTNMEGVPLLDRCPVVKDLSPAQVEHFMQQGALVLDARDTASFGGVHIPGSINIGLKKQTANWIGMVIDPKADLILVVPDEKAYHDMEIQLHRIGYDRIIGYLYGGITAWQEEGLPITQLWQISPEKLKNKLAKGLPKYFFDVRTPAEWASGHIQYADHLPITQLLKSPPDIPKDEEVIVTCAVGYRGNIAASFLQSQGFEHVHSLAGGMKAWINSGYPVT from the coding sequence ATGTATTTCAAACAATTCGTAGCAGAGGGCCTTGGATGCCTTTCCTACCTGATCGGCTGTCCCATGGCCAGGGTGGCCTGTGTGGTGGATCCCAGGCGCGACATGCAGGTATACCTGGACGTCGCCCGGGAAAACGACATGCGCATCACCCATGTTTTTGAAACCCATGTGCATGCGGATCACGTCTCCGGCAACCAGGAAATCAAGTCCCGCACCGGGGCGGAAATCTGCTACATGGAGGACACGCCGGTCAAATTTGAACACACGGTCTTAACCGAAGGCCAGGAAATGACCTTTGGAAACGCCAAGCTCAAGTTCATTAAAACTCCCGGCCATACGCCCCACGCCATGTCCATTCTGGTGACCGACCTATCCCGGGGCGAAGATCCCTGGCTGGTTCTGACCGGAGATTGCATGTTTGTAGGAGACGTGGGCAGGCCTGACCTGGCGGGGAACGAGCACATCGATGAGCAGGTGCAAAACCTGTACAATTCCCTGTACAATAAATTGGGCATGATGCCGGACAGTCTGGAGGTTTTTCCGGCCCATGGAGAAGGCTCCCTGTGCGGCCGGGGCATGAGCTCCAAATCCAGCTCCACCATTGGTTTTGAAAAGCGGAGCAATGAACTTTTGCGTATGGCCGAGCCGGATTTTAAAAAGGAAATGTCCGGGACGTTCCCGGAGCGGCCCAAGAGCTTCTCCCATATCATCAACACCAACATGGAGGGCGTCCCCTTGCTGGACCGGTGCCCTGTCGTAAAAGACTTGTCTCCGGCCCAGGTGGAGCACTTCATGCAGCAGGGCGCCCTGGTGCTGGACGCCCGGGACACGGCCTCCTTCGGAGGGGTGCATATTCCCGGCAGCATCAATATCGGCTTAAAAAAGCAAACCGCCAACTGGATCGGCATGGTCATCGATCCCAAGGCGGATCTCATCCTTGTGGTTCCGGACGAAAAAGCCTATCATGACATGGAAATTCAGTTGCATCGCATAGGCTACGACCGGATTATCGGCTATTTGTACGGAGGCATTACCGCCTGGCAGGAAGAGGGCCTGCCGATCACCCAATTATGGCAGATTTCGCCCGAAAAGTTAAAAAACAAGCTGGCGAAGGGCCTGCCGAAATACTTTTTTGACGTTCGCACTCCGGCCGAATGGGCCTCCGGGCACATCCAGTACGCGGACCATTTGCCCATCACCCAGTTATTGAAGTCGCCCCCGGACATTCCCAAGGACGAAGAGGTGATCGTCACCTGCGCCGTGGGATACCGGGGCAACATCGCCGCCAGCTTTTTACAAAGTCAGGGCTTCGAGCATGTTCACAGTCTTGCCGGAGGAATGAAAGCCTGGATTAATTCGGGCTATCCGGTAACCTGA
- a CDS encoding deoxyribodipyrimidine photo-lyase encodes MHKTDAARIRRLNERPGQKGAYVLYWMQQSQRAKHNLALEFAISRANDLDVPVVVVFGLTVNYPEANYRHYLFMLEGLAETQRQLRDRGIPLVVLENSPPLASLDLGKKAALIVTDKGYMRHQKAWRAQVAAQASCQVAQVETDVIVPVNIASQKAEWAARTIRPKINRELDNFLLLPEKYALKNKLRDFDIQGLDLSDPAALLKSLGMQANPSGVSAFFKGGASAAQERMDKFIQKSLDNYSRHHNRPDLADVSGMGPYLHFGQVSAAALALQVKNLKDADPEAQAAYLEQIIVRRELAMNFVHFTPNYDQYACLPTWAQKTLKERAQDPRDHLYTPDQLEACDTHDPYWNAAMREMVVTGYMHNHMRMYWGKKILEWSPTPQKAWDVLLHLNNKYFLDGRDPNSYAGAGWIFGLHDRGWNRRPIFGTVRYMAASGLERKCKIKDYVARIDSLKP; translated from the coding sequence ATGCACAAGACCGACGCCGCCCGCATTCGAAGGCTGAACGAACGTCCCGGGCAAAAGGGGGCCTACGTTCTTTATTGGATGCAGCAATCCCAGCGGGCCAAGCATAATCTGGCCCTGGAGTTCGCTATCAGCCGGGCCAACGATTTAGACGTGCCTGTCGTCGTCGTTTTCGGCCTGACCGTCAACTACCCCGAGGCCAACTATCGCCACTATCTGTTCATGCTGGAAGGCCTGGCCGAAACCCAAAGGCAATTGCGGGATAGGGGAATCCCCCTGGTTGTTTTGGAAAACTCTCCGCCCCTGGCCTCCCTGGATCTGGGCAAGAAAGCCGCCTTGATCGTGACGGACAAAGGGTACATGCGCCATCAAAAGGCGTGGCGGGCCCAGGTCGCCGCCCAGGCCTCCTGCCAAGTGGCCCAAGTGGAGACGGACGTCATCGTTCCTGTGAACATCGCCTCCCAAAAGGCCGAGTGGGCCGCCCGCACCATTCGTCCTAAAATCAACCGGGAGCTGGACAATTTTTTGCTGCTCCCGGAAAAATACGCCCTGAAAAACAAGCTCCGGGATTTTGATATCCAGGGCCTGGACCTGTCCGATCCGGCTGCGCTATTGAAAAGCCTGGGCATGCAGGCAAATCCATCCGGCGTTTCCGCCTTTTTCAAGGGCGGAGCCTCCGCCGCGCAAGAGCGCATGGATAAGTTCATCCAAAAAAGCCTGGACAATTACAGCCGTCACCACAACCGGCCGGATTTGGCGGACGTGTCCGGCATGGGGCCGTATTTGCATTTCGGCCAGGTGTCCGCCGCCGCCCTGGCCCTGCAGGTGAAAAATCTAAAAGACGCGGACCCTGAAGCGCAGGCCGCCTATCTGGAGCAGATCATCGTCAGGCGGGAGCTTGCCATGAACTTCGTCCACTTCACCCCGAACTACGACCAATACGCCTGCCTTCCGACTTGGGCGCAAAAGACCCTAAAGGAGCGCGCCCAAGACCCGCGCGACCACCTATACACCCCGGATCAACTGGAAGCCTGCGACACACACGATCCCTACTGGAATGCAGCCATGCGGGAAATGGTCGTCACCGGATACATGCACAACCACATGCGCATGTACTGGGGCAAAAAAATTCTGGAGTGGTCGCCCACGCCGCAAAAAGCCTGGGACGTCCTGCTTCATCTGAACAACAAGTACTTCCTGGACGGGAGGGACCCTAATTCCTATGCCGGCGCGGGTTGGATTTTCGGGCTGCACGACCGGGGCTGGAACCGCCGCCCCATATTCGGTACGGTCCGCTATATGGCCGCCTCCGGCCTGGAGCGCAAATGCAAGATTAAGGACTATGTCGCCCGGATTGATTCCCTAAAGCCATGA
- a CDS encoding YbgA family protein — translation MTEKIKMGIARCLMGEKVRYDGGHKHDRYITQTLGNYFDFVPVCPEMECGMPVPRESMRLEGDPAAPRLMTHKTRRDLTPMMQEWGVEKLKELEKEDLCGYIFKTRSPSSGMERIAVYGEDKTVRKNGVGIWARMFKDHFPLLPVEDEGRLHDPGLRENFITRVFVMKRWRDMIAGGYDAGKLVDFHTRHKLLILAHSQQHYRQMGPMVAKIREQKPEDFFPAYLEILTQALALKTTPAKNINVLQHMMGYFKKQLSPDEKQELLELMYQYRQGAVPLIVPITLIKHFVRKYDQPYLKEQLYLYPHPLELGLRNHG, via the coding sequence ATGACCGAAAAAATAAAAATGGGAATCGCGCGGTGCTTGATGGGCGAAAAAGTCCGCTATGACGGGGGCCACAAGCACGACCGGTACATCACCCAAACCTTGGGCAATTATTTTGATTTCGTTCCTGTATGCCCGGAGATGGAATGCGGCATGCCCGTCCCAAGGGAGTCCATGCGCCTGGAAGGCGATCCCGCGGCCCCGCGGCTCATGACCCACAAAACCCGCCGGGACCTCACCCCCATGATGCAGGAATGGGGCGTGGAAAAATTGAAGGAATTGGAAAAGGAAGATCTGTGCGGCTACATTTTCAAGACCCGGTCGCCGTCCAGCGGCATGGAGCGGATCGCCGTATACGGCGAGGATAAGACGGTCCGCAAGAACGGAGTGGGCATTTGGGCGCGGATGTTCAAGGATCATTTCCCCCTGCTGCCCGTGGAGGACGAAGGCAGGCTGCACGATCCCGGGCTGCGGGAGAATTTCATCACCCGGGTGTTTGTCATGAAACGCTGGCGCGACATGATCGCCGGCGGCTATGACGCGGGCAAGCTGGTGGACTTCCACACACGCCACAAGCTCCTGATTTTGGCCCATAGCCAGCAGCATTACCGCCAGATGGGTCCCATGGTGGCCAAAATCCGGGAGCAAAAGCCCGAGGACTTCTTCCCGGCTTATCTTGAAATCCTCACACAGGCCCTGGCTCTCAAGACCACGCCCGCCAAGAACATCAACGTGCTGCAACACATGATGGGCTATTTCAAAAAACAGCTATCCCCGGACGAAAAGCAGGAATTGCTGGAGCTCATGTACCAGTATCGCCAGGGCGCCGTGCCTTTGATCGTGCCTATCACCCTGATCAAGCATTTTGTTCGTAAGTACGATCAACCCTACTTAAAGGAGCAACTGTACCTTTATCCGCATCCCCTGGAGCTGGGCCTGCGCAACCACGGATAA
- a CDS encoding PaaI family thioesterase encodes MDAKYQEFLMGDFSQGFTKYIGMEAVSSSDGKFESRMVITENHRQQDGFVHAGAVSTLADHTAGYSAFTLAGEENQILTIEFKINFLAPAHGDSLVCRSEVIRSGRKIMVTESRVYDVNGDEEKMTALAIFTMAVVPKKDLVR; translated from the coding sequence ATGGATGCAAAATATCAAGAATTTCTGATGGGGGATTTTTCCCAGGGCTTTACAAAATACATTGGCATGGAAGCCGTCTCCAGCTCCGACGGCAAGTTTGAATCCCGCATGGTCATTACGGAAAACCATCGTCAGCAAGACGGCTTCGTCCACGCGGGCGCTGTTTCCACCCTGGCGGATCACACCGCCGGGTATTCCGCTTTTACCTTGGCCGGGGAGGAGAATCAGATCCTTACCATTGAGTTCAAGATTAATTTTCTGGCGCCCGCCCACGGGGACAGCCTGGTTTGCCGGTCCGAGGTCATCCGCAGCGGCAGAAAAATCATGGTTACGGAAAGCCGGGTGTATGACGTAAACGGCGATGAAGAAAAAATGACCGCCCTGGCCATCTTCACCATGGCTGTGGTGCCCAAAAAGGACCTTGTTCGTTAG